A stretch of DNA from Clostridium sp. JN-9:
ATTGATAAAAGATTTAAATTAACATATATTGAGAAAAGTAGTAATTTAGTAATGGAGGAAAGTATGTATAACTTTATTATATTTGATATTGATGGTACACTTATTGATACAGAAATTGCAGTTCTTTCATCACTTCAAAAATTAGTATCTGAGGAACTTAATAAAGACATGAGCTTTGATGATTTAAAATTTGCACTAGGCATTCCTGGAGAGGTAACTCTTAATAAACTTGGAATAAGAGATATTTTAGGCTGTAACATAAAATGGAACAGATATTTAAAAGAATATTTTTATCATGTAAAGGTTTTTGATAATATTCAGGAGACTTTAGACAGGCTAAAGGATAAGAACATTACAATTGGCATAGTTACCTCAAAAACAAAGGAAGAGTTTAAAAATGATTTCTTACCATTTGGATTAGGCAATTATTTTGATATTGTGGTCTGTGCAGATGACACAGAAAAACACAAGCCTGATGCTGAACCAATTTTAAAGTTTATTGAATTGGCATGTGCAGACAAATCAAAGACCATATATATTGGAGATACTAAATATGACATGAAGTGTGCATTTAATGCCGATATAGATTTTGCACTGGCTTTATGGGGCGCCAAATCATCCGCGGGAATTGATGCAGACTATATTCTTGAAAGCCCTGAACAAATATTACAGCTTGCAGAGCTGAAAAAATTAAGAAAATAGTATTATAACAAGAAGGGGAATATTATGCATGAAACTCAGGTAAAGGGGATATTGTCTGCTGAAAATGGAATGAATATTTATAGGGGTTGTACTCATGGATGCATTTACTGTGATTCAAGAAGCACATGTTATCAGATGCATCATGATTTTGAAGATATTGAGGTAAAGTCCAATGCACCAAGTGTGTTAGAAGATGCTTTACGCAGGAAAAGAAAGAAATGCATTATAGGTACAGGTGCCATGTGTGATCCATATATTCATCTGGAGGAAAAGCTTATGAACACCAGAAAGTGCATTGAGCTTATTTATTCATATGGCTTTGGATTGGCTATATTGACCAAGTCTGCAAGGATTTTAAGGGATTTTGATCTGCTTAAAAAAATAAATGAAAGCACAAAATGTGTGGTACAGATGACTCTTACCACATATGATGAAGCCTTGTGTA
This window harbors:
- a CDS encoding HAD family hydrolase, coding for MKRTFADRPSWKRVIDKRFKLTYIEKSSNLVMEESMYNFIIFDIDGTLIDTEIAVLSSLQKLVSEELNKDMSFDDLKFALGIPGEVTLNKLGIRDILGCNIKWNRYLKEYFYHVKVFDNIQETLDRLKDKNITIGIVTSKTKEEFKNDFLPFGLGNYFDIVVCADDTEKHKPDAEPILKFIELACADKSKTIYIGDTKYDMKCAFNADIDFALALWGAKSSAGIDADYILESPEQILQLAELKKLRK